A stretch of Oryza brachyantha chromosome 4, ObraRS2, whole genome shotgun sequence DNA encodes these proteins:
- the LOC102702244 gene encoding probable aquaporin PIP2-6 — MSKEVSEEPEHARPKDYTDPPPAPLFDVGELRLWSFYRALIAEFIATLLFLYITVATVIGYKVQSSADQCGGVGTLGIAWAFGGMIFILVYCTAGISGGHINPAVTFGLLLARKVSVIRAVMYIVAQCLGGIVGVGIVKGIMKHQYNANGGGANVVASGYSNGTALGAEIIGTFVLVYTVFSATDPKRNARDSHVPVLAPLPIGFAVFMVHLATIPITGTGINPARSIGAAVIYNQKKAWDDHWIFWAGPFIGALAAAAYHQYILRAAAIKALGSFRSNPSN, encoded by the exons ATGTCGAAGGAGGTGAGCGAGGAGCCGGAGCACGCGCGGCCCAAGGACTACACggacccgccgccggcgccgctgttCGACGTCGGAGAGCTCCGGCTGTGGTCCTTCTACCGAGCGCTCATCGCGGAGTTCATCGCCACGCTCCTGTTCCTGTACATCACGGTGGCCACCGTCATCGGGTACAAGGTGCAGTCCTCCGCCGACCagtgcggcggcgtcggcacgCTCGGCATCGCCTGGGCCTTCGGTGGCATGATCTTCATCCTCGTCTACTGCACTGCCGGCATCTCGG GAGGGCACATCAACCCGGCGGTGACGTTCGGGTTGCTGCTGGCGAGGAAGGTGTCGGTGATTCGCGCGGTGATGTACATCGTGGCGCAGTGCCTGGGCGGCATCGTGGGCGTGGGCATCGTCAAGGGCATCATGAAGCACCAGTACAAcgccaacggcggcggcgccaacgTGGTGGCCAGCGGCTACTCCAACGGCACCGCCCTCGGCGCCGAGATCATCGGCACCTTCGTCCTCGTCTACACCGTCTTCTCCGCCACCGACCCCAAGCGCAACGCCCGCGACTCCCACGTCCCG GTGCTCGCGCCGCTCCCCATCGGGTTCGCCGTGTTCATGGTGCACCTGGCCACCATCCCCATCACCGGCACCGGCATCAACCCTGCCCGGAgcatcggcgccgccgtcatcTACAACCAGAAGAAGGCATGGGACGACCAC TGGATCTTCTGGGCGGGGCCGTTCATCGGAgcactggcggcggcggcgtaccaCCAGTACATCCTCCGCGCGGCGGCCATCAAGGCGCTCGGTTCCTTCCGGAGCAACCCCAGCAACTGA
- the LOC102701969 gene encoding probable aquaporin PIP2-6, producing MSKEVSEEPEHARPKDYTDPPPAPLFDIGELRLWSFYRALIAEFIATLLFLYITVATVIGYKVQSSADQCGGVGTLGIAWAFGGMIFILVYCTAGISGGHINPAVTFGLLLARKVSVIRAVMYIVAQCLGGIVGVGIVKGIMKHQYNANGGGANVVASGYSNGTALGAEIIGTFVLVYTVFSATDPKRNARDSHVPVLAPLPIGFAVFMVHLATIPITGTGINPARSIGAAVIYNQKKAWDDHWIFWAGPFIGALAAAAYHQYILRAAAIKALGSFRSNPSN from the exons ATGTCGAAGGAGGTGAGCGAGGAGCCGGAGCACGCGCGGCCCAAGGACTACACggacccgccgccggcgccgctgttCGACATCGGCGAGCTCCGGCTGTGGTCCTTCTACCGAGCGCTCATCGCGGAGTTCATCGCCACGCTCCTGTTCCTGTACATCACGGTGGCCACCGTCATCGGGTACAAGGTGCAGTCCTCCGCCGACCAGTGCGGCGGCGTTGGCACGCTCGGCATCGCCTGGGCCTTCGGTGGCATGATCTTCATCCTCGTCTACTGCACCGCCGGCATCTCCG GAGGGCACATCAACCCGGCGGTGACGTTCGGGTTGCTGCTGGCGAGGAAGGTGTCGGTGATTCGCGCGGTGATGTACATCGTGGCGCAGTGCCTGGGCGGCATCGTGGGCGTGGGCATCGTCAAGGGCATCATGAAGCACCAGTACAAcgccaacggcggcggcgccaacgTGGTGGCCAGCGGCTACTCCAACGGCACCGCCCTCGGCGCCGAGATCATCGGCACCTTCGTCCTCGTCTACACCGTCTTCTCCGCCACCGACCCCAAGCGCAACGCCCGCGACTCCCACGTCCCG GTGCTCGCGCCGCTCCCCATCGGGTTCGCCGTGTTCATGGTGCACCTGGCCACAATCCCCATCACCGGCACCGGCATCAACCCTGCCCGGAgcatcggcgccgccgtcatcTACAACCAGAAGAAGGCATGGGACGACCAC TGGATCTTCTGGGCGGGGCCGTTCATCGgagcgctggcggcggcggcgtaccaCCAGTACATCCTCCGGGCGGCGGCCATCAAGGCACTCGGCTCCTTCCGGAGCAACCCCAGCAACTGA